The Pieris rapae chromosome 13, ilPieRapa1.1, whole genome shotgun sequence genomic sequence tagaTACTTACTATTAATAGAATCGAAAAAGTGCAATCAGCCATtatcaaatgaaatatttctttattaatgaaacttatcaataactaatttataaagaaagtaatatatgcttttttatattttttattaatttaaatagtgtaTTAAGTCACTAATTGAGCCATTCACAATAGatgcaataatttataataaaaataatagattattaaatcaatGGCTGGCTGTTAGGCTAATTGCTTAAGCATAATGTACCGATACTTAATAAGTACTGAATCtagttatttttagataatatttattatttttgtattttctacATATTGTTGAAATAGTTCTATAGTAATCATAATAGTCCCACatccattataataattataaactaatataaaaatataagtaaatattaatatttgaccataccttaaacatttttatatattattttaaacaaatttaatttgttttaaatctattCTGTCTATTTATAACCATGTATAGTTCAATTAtacttacaaattaaattcaatagtGCTGAAACCAGTTGTTTGaaaagttaataaacaaatttaaaataatcattaacaAAATAGACAGATCTATAttcatattacaataaaactataGGATAACTAGAAATAGAACCTGTTTGAAAGATAAATTTATCCTAAGTGTAGATATAGATTCCCTTGCTGAATCTTTAGTAGAGGGGATAGCAGCATTATTGGTTAGTTTCAATGCTGAAATACACAGGACTAACAATTTTTGGAaagtaacaattaatattgatCTATCTAGGTGATATAATCATTTCCTAGttctaaattatgaaatttgatATGTTAAGTAGTTTCAGAGTTTttgcataaatataaatctgacAATCACAAACTTGCCTTCTTTGACATTCTTTGAAGACTGTGAAGACGAAACTCCGGGTATTTTATCACTAGCACAATTCATTGTATTCACGTCCATTGAACAACACTCACAAGTTCTACTCATGGATCACAATAAGGCATAATAtttgcaaattttatttaatttataactattgtTTAACAAGAACTATACAGTACAACGCGGCGGCCATTCAACGTTCCGATTGTAAATAAAACGCCTGAGACAATTGACAGCGGTTGGCAACTGGCAcctaaataaatgtcaaacaaaaattaatgttatgatTTAAAGTTtagacttatttaattatcattagcacaAACTCTCTATGctgaattgtattaattatcaaaatattatattatgaattcaGTTTTCCATGTACCAAATCCAatgctgaaaatataaatcgaAAAAACATAGTCTTTTAACAGAAAGTCATAACATCAACTGTCAACTATAAATCATATTGTTTGACTTAATCCAGCtttcaaaaattgtaaaaacgaaGCATACCAATTCAATCAGAAAAGctgtattttaatgttttttgttacaataattaaagtgttctctcttttattttaaatatgatgcAACATCAATACTGGGTGACTAAGAagactgttttaaaaaaactaggTACTAAAGAAGACGAATGTATTGTTGCTTCCGATGCTGAACTCGACGCTAAGTTAGAGTTATTTCAATCAATATCAGACAGTTGTTTGCAATTGCAACGTATACTAGATCAGTATCAGGAGCGCTTATGTGTGTTAGCGCAAGAAGAAAATTCACTTGGAAAATTTCTTCGTGATGCTGGAAAAAGCAATGATGCCGCCGGGAAACACATGGTTTCAGCTGGAAAAGCGATATCCTACACAGGACAACAACGTGTAGCCGTGAGAAGTCCACTCTTAAGATTATACCATGAAGTGGAAACATTTAGAATTCGTGCTGTCAAAGATATGAGGGTAACAGTATCTGCTATGGAAAAGGCGCGTATTGAATATCGAGCTGCTCTTAGTTGGATGAAATCCAGCAGCGCGCAGCTGGATCCTGATACTGGTCGCGGTCTTGAAAACTTTCGGAAAGCGCAGCGTCAAGTAAAggaaagcaaaaaaatatttgataagcTCACCTTGGATGTTTTACAAAAGGTATTATTGGTTTTGTGATAGACAAATATTATGTAGAAATTATATACCAAAGAACAATAGTCTGTCTTTTGCAtgctaaaattttaaaatatattttatttttgaaatagtacattttagaatttatatttttttaatattttggtacatattatgattattagtTAACACATACATTAGTGgtcaatgttaataaatattttataaatgtaaatgtatgcaactaatatatatttgttttaactcCAGtagcatataaatattattaagctaaactgaataatttaGTTTCTAACATCAGATCTCATCAGACCTTGAAGCCTTTTTGCCccctatattataaaatcctTGGCCTGACTATTGGTAAAACAGTAATGGTTTGATTTCAATAAGCACAGACAGCATTATTGTAATAGCATCTGCCCCTTATCATATTATGTGTTAGACAATAGAAACTTAGAACATCTTAAACAATAGAACTAGTAGGTAGTAGTAGTGGGtagtgataatttttttttaattatcaattcacataaataattatctatcaTAATTACAGATAGATTTATTAGCTGCTGCCCGATGTAATATGTTCTCCCatgttctatcaaattatcaaaattcTTTTCTGAGTGTCTCTACAAAAGTTGCACAAACTTTAAGTGGCACCATTGAAAGTATGAGTTCGTCTCCTCAATATGAATTTTGCATCTTGAAGACCCTATCAGATAATGACAATGATGGAGAGACACAGGATAAAGACCAACTACTATTCTTTCAAGTTTGTATATTGTGGATTTTTGATATTGCATTTCAACTAAATcaatgtcttttatttaaaatatgtggtGACATTCAGTGTAAATTTTctccacattttttttatagtttcacGTTACTTATGTGttttaagaaacaattttatttataggatGAGTACAAAGACAAAATTCTTGATAAATCAGAGAATTGTGAACAATTGAACGACAATGACAACGAGAACAAACCGTCCACAGCCATAGTTGCAGATTCATCTGAGAGTCTTATTAGTACAGAACCTGACACACAGGATAATAATGTTGAAATTAGTCCAGACTTGGCGGGCTTGCAGTTAGGTGGGGGTGACATGCCTGCAAATTTTGCATTTATGCCTTCACAACTCCTTCaagtaagtttaaattttttataacattttaagtgCCTTTTTCTATCTGAATTAATTCCCTAATTAGCTAGTATTGATACATAGGAAATATGAGTACAGATGTTTAAGatctaattttcttttgtttttattttaggatTTTGCTGGATTTATGGATACACCACTTGAACCACAAAGTTCACATAATGAAAAAGATAAGGATTTGGTATCTCAAAAAATTGCTAAGCCTCTACCAGTACCAAAAAAAGAAGATAAAGCTGCATGGTTTAAGCTCTTTGCAGAATTAGACCCTCTTGCAAACCCTGATTCAATCCCTGGAactaacaataatcaaagtc encodes the following:
- the LOC111003762 gene encoding islet cell autoantigen 1, which gives rise to MMQHQYWVTKKTVLKKLGTKEDECIVASDAELDAKLELFQSISDSCLQLQRILDQYQERLCVLAQEENSLGKFLRDAGKSNDAAGKHMVSAGKAISYTGQQRVAVRSPLLRLYHEVETFRIRAVKDMRVTVSAMEKARIEYRAALSWMKSSSAQLDPDTGRGLENFRKAQRQVKESKKIFDKLTLDVLQKIDLLAAARCNMFSHVLSNYQNSFLSVSTKVAQTLSGTIESMSSSPQYEFCILKTLSDNDNDGETQDKDQLLFFQDEYKDKILDKSENCEQLNDNDNENKPSTAIVADSSESLISTEPDTQDNNVEISPDLAGLQLGGGDMPANFAFMPSQLLQDFAGFMDTPLEPQSSHNEKDKDLVSQKIAKPLPVPKKEDKAAWFKLFAELDPLANPDSIPGTNNNQSHAA